A region from the Gemmatimonadota bacterium genome encodes:
- the ndk gene encoding nucleoside-diphosphate kinase, translating to MAGNRTLTIIKPDAFGAGKAGKVIAHLETGGFRVVAARVMHLSTAQAEEFYGVHRERPFFRSLVSFMTSGKCMPMILEKADAVAELRRAIGATDPAEAAEGTVRKLYAESKERNAIHASDSDENAVRESRFFFAEAETL from the coding sequence ATGGCTGGGAACAGGACGTTGACGATCATCAAGCCCGACGCATTTGGCGCCGGCAAGGCAGGGAAGGTCATCGCCCACCTCGAGACCGGTGGGTTTCGGGTGGTGGCCGCGCGGGTCATGCACCTGTCGACCGCTCAGGCGGAGGAGTTCTACGGGGTACATCGCGAGCGCCCGTTTTTCCGGTCGCTGGTCTCGTTCATGACCTCCGGGAAGTGCATGCCCATGATCCTGGAGAAGGCGGACGCCGTGGCCGAGCTACGCCGAGCCATTGGGGCAACGGACCCCGCAGAGGCCGCGGAGGGGACCGTTCGCAAGCTCTACGCCGAGTCGAAGGAACGGAACGCCATCCACGCATCAGATTCGGACGAGAATGCGGTCCGGGAGTCCCGTTTTTTCTTCGCGGAAGCGGAAACGCTATAG
- the sucD gene encoding succinate--CoA ligase subunit alpha, protein MSVFIDKGTRLLVQGITGRDGSFHAKQMMEYGTQVVGGVTPGKGGQMFEGSVPIFNTVAAAVAATGANTTVIYVPPMFAADAIMEAADAGLQLIVAITEGVPVLDMTRVHPFVKERGVRLIGPNCPGLITPGAAKVGIIPGRICTPGPVGVVSRSGTLTYEIVYQLTRAGIGQTTCVGIGGDPINGTNFIDCLAAFEADPATQVVCMMGEIGGTDEQEAAEFVRTRMSKPVVGFIAGQTAPPGRRMGHAGAIISGSSGTAAEKVAAFEAAGMGVAKRPIDFVDLVRARLK, encoded by the coding sequence ATGAGCGTCTTCATCGACAAGGGCACGCGACTCCTCGTCCAGGGGATCACCGGCCGCGACGGCTCGTTTCACGCGAAGCAGATGATGGAATACGGCACCCAGGTCGTCGGTGGCGTGACACCGGGCAAGGGCGGCCAGATGTTCGAGGGGAGTGTGCCGATCTTCAATACGGTCGCAGCGGCCGTGGCGGCCACGGGGGCCAACACCACGGTGATCTACGTGCCGCCGATGTTCGCGGCGGACGCGATCATGGAGGCGGCGGACGCGGGGCTCCAGCTGATCGTGGCGATCACTGAGGGGGTCCCGGTGCTCGACATGACGCGCGTGCACCCGTTCGTGAAGGAACGCGGCGTCCGGCTCATCGGTCCCAATTGCCCCGGACTCATCACGCCGGGTGCGGCCAAGGTCGGGATCATCCCGGGCCGCATCTGTACCCCGGGCCCGGTGGGTGTCGTGTCCCGGTCCGGCACGCTGACCTATGAAATCGTCTACCAGCTCACTCGCGCGGGCATTGGCCAGACCACCTGCGTGGGGATCGGCGGGGACCCCATCAATGGCACGAACTTCATTGACTGTCTCGCTGCGTTTGAAGCAGATCCGGCGACGCAGGTCGTCTGCATGATGGGCGAAATCGGTGGGACCGACGAGCAGGAGGCGGCCGAGTTCGTCCGAACGCGCATGTCCAAACCGGTCGTTGGGTTCATTGCTGGCCAGACGGCGCCGCCGGGACGCCGGATGGGACACGCGGGAGCGATCATTTCTGGCTCCTCTGGAACTGCGGCAGAGAAGGTGGCGGCTTTCGAGGCCGCAGGGATGGGAGTTGCCAAGCGACCGATCGACTTTGTCGACCTGGTCCGGGCTCGGCTGAAGTAG
- a CDS encoding DUF177 domain-containing protein, translating to MLSFDLRDLEAQASLVDGELPESDPIWEEGDARPQGSLKVSGRVSAAGAGRFYFSGHLEGTATSTCRRCLEPVNQPVQADVHLLLVDGSADEADEADVYVIDARERELDLRPAIREEWVLAAPSYMVCSDACQGLCPSCGANRNVGACGCTPAIDPRWHALSPHGGDAR from the coding sequence ATGTTGTCCTTTGACCTTCGCGACCTCGAGGCCCAGGCATCCCTGGTCGATGGGGAGCTGCCAGAGTCTGATCCGATCTGGGAGGAAGGTGACGCCCGGCCACAGGGATCGCTCAAGGTCTCCGGTCGGGTATCTGCCGCGGGCGCTGGCCGCTTCTACTTCAGCGGTCACCTCGAGGGGACAGCCACATCGACCTGTCGGCGATGCCTGGAGCCGGTGAATCAGCCGGTGCAGGCGGACGTCCACCTGCTGTTGGTGGACGGGTCGGCAGACGAGGCGGATGAAGCGGACGTCTACGTGATCGACGCCCGCGAACGTGAACTGGACCTACGGCCGGCTATCCGCGAAGAGTGGGTGCTGGCCGCTCCGTCCTACATGGTGTGCTCAGACGCCTGTCAGGGTTTGTGCCCGTCATGCGGCGCCAACCGGAACGTCGGCGCCTGCGGGTGTACCCCCGCGATCGATCCACGCTGGCACGCGCTCTCACCGCACGGCGGCGACGCACGTTAG